One stretch of Nycticebus coucang isolate mNycCou1 chromosome 7, mNycCou1.pri, whole genome shotgun sequence DNA includes these proteins:
- the HSPE1 gene encoding 10 kDa heat shock protein, mitochondrial — protein MAGQAFRKFLPLFDRVLVERCAAETVTKGGIMLPEKSQGKVLQATVVAVGSGSKGKGGEIQPVSVKVGDKVLLPEYGGTKVVLDDKDYFLFRDGDILGKYVD, from the exons ATG GCAGGACAAGCATTTAGAAAGTTTCTTCCACTCTTCGACCGAGTATTGGTTGAAAGGTGTGCAGCCGAAACTGTAACCAAAGGAGGCATTATGCTTCCagaaaaatctcaaggaaaaGTATTGCAAGCAACAGTAGTGGCTGTTGGGTCAGGCTCTAAAGGAAAG GGTGGAGAGATTCAACCAGTTAGTGTGAAAGTTGGAGATAAAGTTCTTCTCCCAGAATATGGAGGCACTAAAGTAGTTCTAGATGACAAG gattattttttatttagagatggtGACATTCTTGGAAAGTATGTAGACTGA